In the Ctenopharyngodon idella isolate HZGC_01 chromosome 4, HZGC01, whole genome shotgun sequence genome, one interval contains:
- the LOC127510506 gene encoding coiled-coil domain-containing protein 136 isoform X1 has translation MDCGLRLPPVIEEVLDPADDVCDLKAERPGIGSEMTAKERGSLEENEERDLEEVEAGNGEKGQEDEREKKEVKEETVDEEEEDTEERRGADEDDELEVLRSQVVQLLLELEETREVSQRHEESYNELQGLLEEERLASAHQAETFTRQIQRLQAQLRSVQEELDSLEEEKASELWEAQEELRVAQEEVQELQQAAEEAAAERENDIALLQEELCRLRAELERLRGTTQEYELELTTLRAEISMKNQRREEKDRAGGEGDMDQLMEECRSLKDECQNLKNGNKQLSEKLEMLEQQRASSADSCLALKAEQNDGENDAEKGGEKEVKAEGFVSTLEVEGGKWVEAYTQKNISFEGKPVTPTGKSGGFSEVFSLRDQLKQAEERASQVQRECEGLKGELMELQGLYESSQRERAELEAELQRCKAELGRLAGRKAQSSTPSSECPILSIPFIGMVVIMGLIWCCWKELLS, from the exons ATGGACTGCGGATTGCGTCTGCCGCCCGTCATTGAGGAGGTCTTGGAtcctgcag ACGATGTGTGTGACTTGAAAGCGGAGCGGCCGGGTATAGGCAGTGAAATGACGGCCAAAGAGCGAGGGTCACTGGAGGAGAATGAGGAGAGAGACCTGGAGGAGGTTGAGGCTGGAAATGGAGAGAAGGGGCAGGAGGATGAGCGGGAGAAAAAGGAGGTGAAGGAGGAGACGGTGgacgaggaggaggaggacacAGAGGAACGAAGAGGAGCTGATGAGGATGATGAACTGGAGGTGCTGAGGTCACAGGTGGTGCAGCTGCTTTTGGAGCTGGAGGAGACCAGAGAGGTGTCACAACGACACGAGGAGAGCTACAACGAGCTTCAGG GTCTTTTGGAGGAAGAACGGCTGGCAAGCGCCCACCAGGCCGAGACCTTTACGAGACAGATCCAGAGACTTCAAG CCCAGCTGCGCTCGGTGCAGGAGGAGCTGGATAGCCTTGAGGAGGAAAAGGCCAGCGAGCTGTGGGAGGCACAGGAGGAGCTGCGTGTGGCACAGGAGGAAGTGCAGGAGCTGCAGCAGGCTGCGGAGGAGGCGGCGGCCGAGCGGGAGAATGACATCGCCCTGCTGCAGGAGGAACTGTGCCGTCTGCGTGCCGAGTTGGAGCGTCTGCGCGGCACCACACAGGAGTACGAGCTGGAGCTGACCACGCTGCGGGCCGAAATCAGCATGAAGAACCAGCGCAGGGAAGAGAAGGACAGAGCAGGAGGAGAAG GTGACATGGATCAACTGATGGAGGAGTGTCGCTCCTTGAAGGACGAGTGTCAGAATCTGAAGAACGGCAACAAGCAGCTCTCTGAGAAACTGGAGATGCTGGAGCAGCAGCGAGCCAG CTCAGCTGATTCATGCCTGGCCCTGAAAGCAGAACAgaatgatggagaaaatgatGCAGAAAAAGGTGGCGAGAAGGAGGTGAAGGCTGAAGGTTTTGTCAGCACATTGGAGGTAGAAGGTGGGAAGTGGGTGGAGGCTTATACCCAGAAGAACATCTCGTTTGAGGGGAAGCCCGTCACCCCGACGGGCAAGAGTGGAGGGTTCTCAGAGGTGTTTTCCCTCAGAGACCAGCTGAAACAGGCCGAGGAGAGAGCATCACAGGTCCAAAGAGAG TGTGAGGGACTAAAAGGAGAGCTTATGGAACTGCAGGGGCTGTACGAGAGCAGCCAGAGGGAGAGGGCGGAGCTAGAGGCGGAGCTGCAGCGCTGTAAGGCGGAGCTTGGTCGGCTGGCTGGTAGGAAGGCTCAG AGCTCCACTCCTTCGTCTGAGTGCCCTATTCTCTCCATACCCTTCATAGGAATGGTTGTAATAATGGGCCTGATATGGTGCTGCTGGAAGGAGCTCTTGTCCTAA
- the naf1 gene encoding H/ACA ribonucleoprotein complex non-core subunit NAF1 codes for MENSSTETGTDGQDQGETKSENEKMELDINTTEFQTETKGDQSSGPQLGPTDETCTSGQSEQIEHQISSIQSEETGDQCSRGQLGPAEGPYTGDQSIDTEGQSSSIQSEQTVEQNSSSQLGPTSEPCTSDLSVVADQMSIIQPEQTGDQSSSVQTGPTEMQRGVVVSPHSGTGSLALLGMQYRGNSSDDNCSDSDSDSSSSSSSSSSSSSSSSTEPLEVVINNADDDDEVVAMGNEKKPVPVKTHDELLIEDLPAVENLIISLPEDTEMEPIGTISSIVEQLVIVESYKNTPALNEDSVLFNKNRNSVGKVFEIFGPVCQPYYVLRFNSHDDIDQKDVKVQDPVYFAPKIKDFTDYIFTERLQETKGSDASWKNDQEPPPEALDFSDDEQEKLAKQKLKEQKRRQQNDSDSEDELDAHKAPQKAGRRKPRQNRNVPRGQHHNRGGGFHSNYHAHPHFPPDYMFPHPDPHMFPFQRPMIPPFPRPPPFHMGMAPWPPGPNQGFMFQPPPPPPPPPPPPPFNQ; via the exons ATGGAGAATTCAAGTACAGAGACCGGAACTGATGGCCAG GATCAAGGTGAGACCAAATCTGAAAACGAGAAAATGGAATTGGATATTAATACAACAGAGTTTCAGACTGAAACGAAAGGTGATCAGAGCTCCGGTCCGCAACTTGGACCAACAGATGAAACATGCACCAGTGGTCAATCTGAACAAATAGAACATCAGATCTCCAGCATTCAGTCTGAAGAAACAGGAGATCAGTGCAGCAGGGGTCAGCTTGGACCAGCAGAAGGTCCGTACACTGGTGATCAGTCTATAGATACTGAAGGTCAGAGCTCCAGTATTCAGTCTGAACAAACCGTTGAACAGAACTCAAGTAGTCAACTTGGACCAACATCAGAACCGTGCACCAGTGATCTTTCTGTAGTGGCAGATCAGATGTCCATTATTCAGCCTGAACAAACAGGAGATCAGAGCTCCAGCGTTCAGACTGGACCTACAGAGATGCAGCGTGGAGTTGTGGTTAGTCCACACTCTGGCACTGGGTCATTGGCTCTGTTGGGCATGCAGTACAGAGGAAACAGCTCGGATGACAACTGTTCAGACAG TGACTCAGACTCTTCGTCCTCCTCATCGTCCTCttcatcatcctcatcctctTCTTCTACTGAGCCTCTTGAGGTAgtgataaacaatgcagatgatgatgatgaagttGTTGCCATGGGCAATGAGAAGAAGCCAGTACCAGTGAAAACCCATGATGAGTTGCTTATCGAG GACCTTCCTGCAGTGGAGAACCTGATCATCAGCCTTCCAGAGGATACAGAGATGGAGCCCATTGGCACGATATCCAGCATTGTGGAGCAATTAG tgaTTGTGGAGTCATACAAGAACACACCAGCACTGAATGAAGACAGTGTGTtattcaacaaaaacagaaactcTGTTGGCAAG GTCTTTGAAATCTTCGGGCCGGTTTGTCAGCCCTACTACGTTTTGAGGTTCAACTCCCATGACGATATTGACCAGAAAGATGTTAAAGTTCAAGACCCGGTTTACTTCGCCCCTAAAATTAAAGATTTCACAGACTACATCTTTACAGAGCGACTCCAAGA GACCAAAGGCTCAGATGCATCCTGGAAGAATGACCAGGAACCACCCCCTGAG GCACTTGACTTTAGTGATGATGAGCAAGAGAAGCTGGCCAAACAGAAGCTGAAAGAACAAAAGAGACGGCAGCAAAACGATTCTGACTCAG AGGATGAATTGGACGCCCATAAAGCGCCTCAAAAAGCAGGGCGGCGGAAGCCCCGACAGAACCGCAATGTTCCCCGTGGGCAGCACCACAATCGTGGCGGCGGTTTTCATAGCAACTATCACGCTCACCCCCACTTTCCACCTGACTACATGTTCCCTCATCCAGATCCACACATGTTTCCTTTCCAGCGTCCAATGATCCCACCCTTTCCCAGACCGCCACCCTTTCACATGGGCATGGCCCCGTGGCCCCCAGGGCCCAATCAGGGCTTTATGTTCCAGCCCCCACCTCCCCCTCCTCCCCCTCCTCCACCACCTCCATTTAATCAATAA
- the LOC127510506 gene encoding coiled-coil domain-containing protein 136 isoform X2 — translation MDCGLRLPPVIEEVLDPADDVCDLKAERPGIGSEMTAKERGSLEENEERDLEEVEAGNGEKGQEDEREKKEVKEETVDEEEEDTEERRGADEDDELEVLRSQVVQLLLELEETREVSQRHEESYNELQGLLEEERLASAHQAETFTRQIQRLQAQLRSVQEELDSLEEEKASELWEAQEELRVAQEEVQELQQAAEEAAAERENDIALLQEELCRLRAELERLRGTTQEYELELTTLRAEISMKNQRREEKDRAGGEGDMDQLMEECRSLKDECQNLKNGNKQLSEKLEMLEQQRASSADSCLALKAEQNDGENDAEKGGEKEVKAEGFVSTLEVEGGKWVEAYTQKNISFEGKPVTPTGKSGGFSEVFSLRDQLKQAEERASQVQRECEGLKGELMELQGLYESSQRERAELEAELQRCKAELGRLAGRKAQDNEGDWNLVMVVAVAAAAILLIPSFTRALA, via the exons ATGGACTGCGGATTGCGTCTGCCGCCCGTCATTGAGGAGGTCTTGGAtcctgcag ACGATGTGTGTGACTTGAAAGCGGAGCGGCCGGGTATAGGCAGTGAAATGACGGCCAAAGAGCGAGGGTCACTGGAGGAGAATGAGGAGAGAGACCTGGAGGAGGTTGAGGCTGGAAATGGAGAGAAGGGGCAGGAGGATGAGCGGGAGAAAAAGGAGGTGAAGGAGGAGACGGTGgacgaggaggaggaggacacAGAGGAACGAAGAGGAGCTGATGAGGATGATGAACTGGAGGTGCTGAGGTCACAGGTGGTGCAGCTGCTTTTGGAGCTGGAGGAGACCAGAGAGGTGTCACAACGACACGAGGAGAGCTACAACGAGCTTCAGG GTCTTTTGGAGGAAGAACGGCTGGCAAGCGCCCACCAGGCCGAGACCTTTACGAGACAGATCCAGAGACTTCAAG CCCAGCTGCGCTCGGTGCAGGAGGAGCTGGATAGCCTTGAGGAGGAAAAGGCCAGCGAGCTGTGGGAGGCACAGGAGGAGCTGCGTGTGGCACAGGAGGAAGTGCAGGAGCTGCAGCAGGCTGCGGAGGAGGCGGCGGCCGAGCGGGAGAATGACATCGCCCTGCTGCAGGAGGAACTGTGCCGTCTGCGTGCCGAGTTGGAGCGTCTGCGCGGCACCACACAGGAGTACGAGCTGGAGCTGACCACGCTGCGGGCCGAAATCAGCATGAAGAACCAGCGCAGGGAAGAGAAGGACAGAGCAGGAGGAGAAG GTGACATGGATCAACTGATGGAGGAGTGTCGCTCCTTGAAGGACGAGTGTCAGAATCTGAAGAACGGCAACAAGCAGCTCTCTGAGAAACTGGAGATGCTGGAGCAGCAGCGAGCCAG CTCAGCTGATTCATGCCTGGCCCTGAAAGCAGAACAgaatgatggagaaaatgatGCAGAAAAAGGTGGCGAGAAGGAGGTGAAGGCTGAAGGTTTTGTCAGCACATTGGAGGTAGAAGGTGGGAAGTGGGTGGAGGCTTATACCCAGAAGAACATCTCGTTTGAGGGGAAGCCCGTCACCCCGACGGGCAAGAGTGGAGGGTTCTCAGAGGTGTTTTCCCTCAGAGACCAGCTGAAACAGGCCGAGGAGAGAGCATCACAGGTCCAAAGAGAG TGTGAGGGACTAAAAGGAGAGCTTATGGAACTGCAGGGGCTGTACGAGAGCAGCCAGAGGGAGAGGGCGGAGCTAGAGGCGGAGCTGCAGCGCTGTAAGGCGGAGCTTGGTCGGCTGGCTGGTAGGAAGGCTCAG GATAATGAGGGAGACTGGAACCTGGTGATGGTTGTTGCTgtggcagcagcagcaattcTACTCATTCCCAGTTTCACCAGAGCTCTGGCCTGA